One genomic window of Arachis hypogaea cultivar Tifrunner chromosome 8, arahy.Tifrunner.gnm2.J5K5, whole genome shotgun sequence includes the following:
- the LOC112707452 gene encoding uncharacterized protein, with translation MKVFNINEATLSLALYTDVTNSKELLESMQAGTLEPEVAFLNALLIPDVFPLLAAAHKTLVAKSRDSLTTRTLHSELVYNYSGSKHISESLKRCGISDNTTYILAARFDATPDEIKAIEKLINGKEIELEELEGRANQSQIQKHYKLSAPELGVSSLADAITCRIASRDAL, from the exons ATGAAGGTGTTTAATATAAATGAAGCCACACTTTCTCTTGCACTTTACACCGATGTCACCAATTCCAA GGAGCTCTTGGAAAGTATGCAAGCTGGGACATTGGAGCCAGAAGTTGCATTCCTCAATGCTTTACTT ATTCCAGATGTTTTTCCTCTTCTAGCTGCTGCGCACAAGACGCTTGTAGCTAAGTCACGGGATTCTTTGACCACACGCACTCTTCACTCAGAGCTTGTTTACAATTACTCAGGGTCCAAGCAT ATTAGTGAATCTTTGAAACGATGTGGTATCTCAGATAACACGACGTACATCCTTGCTGCTAGATTTGATGCTACTCCTGATGAG ATAAAAGCCATTGAGAAGCTCATtaatggaaaagagattgaactGGAGGAGCTGGAAGGAAGAGCAAACCAATCCCAGATACAAAAG CATTACAAGCTATCTGCCCCCGAACTTGGAGTTTCATCACTTGCAGATGCGATAACTTGCCGAATTGCTTCTCGTGATGCCTTGTGA